A genomic window from Streptomyces sp. NBC_01429 includes:
- a CDS encoding HtaA domain-containing protein, whose protein sequence is MAATRRPITLAAAIATAATLGATAFTLPALAAGTTRAAAPAALAAAPAFVPAAAPALELKDSTLEWGLKESFRTYVTGIAAGTIAPTGGAAQAPDNGVFTFPNGTGSYNTGTHALDTAFDGTVRFSSTVHFFDIKVTDLKVVTSGTTGAIQADVTLNGATQEDIDLASIDLTGLRPETGEGSMVYKDIPTKLTADGAKAFNGMYAAGTELDKATLALTYEKTPTPTDPPGSGTPTDPPGSEAPTDSPTDSPTGGTTTPPGTSSPSPTSGTPTPTPTGPTGSVSPSSPSSPAAEDGAIVDGNLDWGLKESFRSYVVGPIAQGKVELGDGATQSGAAYRFPKGTGDFDADAQTLDAAFGGKVRFVGHETDGEYLLDLNLSGLEVKVKDGKGVLYADISTKDMTTHKVTTSTGVPFATLDIPSGDLTAKDGVLTLDAVPATLTADGAKAFSGMYTGGTALDALTLAVSLDDDATLPTTGGTSGGSTGGSTGGTGTTGGSGTAGGGTVGGTTGSTTGGSLASTGSDLPVGAFLGAAGAIAAAGAAVVLTARRRRPAQPETA, encoded by the coding sequence ATGGCAGCCACTCGCCGCCCCATAACTCTCGCCGCCGCCATCGCCACGGCGGCCACCCTCGGCGCCACCGCGTTCACCCTTCCCGCGCTCGCGGCGGGCACCACCCGCGCCGCCGCGCCCGCCGCCCTGGCCGCCGCGCCCGCCTTCGTACCGGCCGCGGCTCCGGCGCTCGAACTGAAGGACTCGACCCTGGAGTGGGGGCTGAAGGAGTCCTTCCGTACGTACGTCACGGGCATCGCCGCGGGCACCATCGCGCCCACCGGCGGCGCCGCCCAGGCGCCGGACAACGGCGTCTTCACCTTCCCGAACGGCACGGGCAGCTACAACACCGGTACGCACGCGCTGGACACGGCCTTCGACGGCACCGTCCGGTTCAGCTCCACCGTGCACTTCTTCGACATCAAGGTCACCGATCTCAAGGTGGTGACCAGCGGTACGACCGGAGCCATCCAGGCCGACGTCACCCTGAACGGCGCCACGCAGGAGGACATCGACCTCGCCTCCATCGACCTGACCGGTCTGCGCCCGGAGACCGGCGAGGGCTCCATGGTCTACAAGGACATCCCGACCAAACTGACCGCCGACGGCGCGAAGGCGTTCAACGGGATGTACGCGGCGGGCACCGAGCTGGACAAGGCCACGCTCGCCCTCACGTACGAGAAGACCCCCACCCCCACGGACCCGCCCGGCAGCGGCACCCCCACCGACCCGCCCGGCAGCGAGGCCCCGACGGACTCGCCGACGGATTCCCCGACCGGCGGTACGACCACCCCGCCCGGTACGTCGAGCCCGTCCCCGACGTCCGGCACCCCCACGCCCACGCCCACGGGTCCGACCGGGTCGGTCTCCCCGTCGTCCCCGTCGTCCCCGGCGGCCGAGGACGGCGCGATCGTGGACGGCAACCTGGACTGGGGCCTGAAGGAGTCGTTCCGCTCGTACGTCGTCGGCCCGATCGCCCAGGGCAAGGTCGAACTCGGCGACGGCGCCACCCAGTCGGGCGCCGCGTACCGCTTCCCCAAGGGAACGGGCGACTTCGACGCGGACGCGCAGACGCTGGACGCGGCCTTCGGCGGCAAGGTCCGCTTCGTCGGCCACGAGACGGACGGCGAGTACCTGCTCGACCTCAACCTCAGCGGTCTTGAGGTCAAGGTCAAGGACGGCAAGGGCGTTCTGTACGCGGACATCAGCACCAAGGACATGACGACCCACAAGGTCACCACGTCCACCGGCGTCCCCTTCGCCACCCTCGACATCCCGAGCGGCGACCTCACGGCCAAGGACGGCGTCCTGACGCTCGACGCGGTCCCGGCCACCCTGACCGCCGACGGCGCGAAGGCGTTCAGCGGCATGTACACGGGGGGCACCGCCCTCGACGCGCTGACCCTCGCGGTCTCCCTGGACGACGACGCCACCCTCCCGACCACGGGCGGCACTTCGGGCGGCTCGACGGGCGGTTCCACCGGCGGTACGGGCACCACCGGCGGCTCCGGCACGGCGGGCGGCGGCACGGTGGGCGGCACGACGGGCTCCACCACCGGCGGCTCCCTCGCCTCCACCGGCTCCGACCTGCCGGTCGGCGCGTTCCTCGGCGCTGCGGGCGCGATCGCGGCGGCGGGCGCCGCCGTGGTCCTCACCGCCAGGCGCCGCCGCCCGGCGCAGCCCGAGACGGCGTAA
- a CDS encoding MFS transporter: MSRTHDAPPARSEHAHEGKREREEAGAGRRLPWAGLLAMAWTGFVVIMTETLPAGLLPEIASGLDVTESGAGQLVSAYAAGTVLAAIPATALTRGMRRKPLLLTGILGFAVANTVTALAGDYPTALAARFVAGAFSGLLWGMLAGYARKIAPPDQRGRALAVAMVGTPVALSIGTPLGTFAGTLVSWRWVFGAMTILSLVLVLFAWARVPDAPGQTAEARTSLLRVLLTPGILPILAVVFSWMLAHNILYTYIAPFTAHAGVGIRVDLALLLFGLAALAGIWVTGTFVDRALRALALYSLTAFGLAALAFALVAHNPAAFCAAVLVWGFTFGGSATQLQTASADAAGNDADVANAMLTTSFNLAIFGGGAFGGVLLESGGAGTFPWVLLALTAVSLAIVTTARRHAFVPGPRRDR, encoded by the coding sequence GTGAGCAGGACACACGACGCGCCACCCGCCCGAAGCGAGCACGCGCACGAGGGGAAGAGGGAGAGGGAGGAGGCCGGGGCGGGCCGAAGGCTGCCGTGGGCCGGCCTGCTGGCGATGGCCTGGACCGGATTCGTCGTCATCATGACCGAGACGCTCCCCGCAGGGCTGCTCCCGGAGATCGCCTCGGGGCTCGACGTGACCGAGTCGGGGGCCGGTCAGCTGGTGAGCGCCTACGCGGCGGGGACGGTACTGGCCGCGATCCCGGCGACCGCCCTCACCCGGGGGATGCGCCGCAAGCCGCTGCTGCTCACGGGCATCCTCGGATTCGCCGTCGCCAATACCGTCACGGCGCTGGCGGGCGACTACCCGACCGCGCTCGCCGCGCGATTCGTCGCGGGCGCGTTCTCCGGGCTGCTGTGGGGCATGCTGGCCGGCTACGCGCGCAAGATCGCGCCGCCGGACCAGCGGGGCCGGGCGCTCGCCGTGGCCATGGTCGGCACACCGGTCGCGCTGTCCATCGGCACCCCGCTCGGCACGTTCGCCGGGACCCTCGTCAGCTGGCGCTGGGTCTTCGGAGCGATGACCATCCTCTCCCTCGTACTCGTCCTCTTCGCGTGGGCCAGGGTCCCCGACGCCCCCGGCCAGACCGCCGAGGCCCGTACGTCGCTGCTCCGCGTGCTGCTGACCCCGGGGATCCTGCCGATTCTGGCGGTGGTGTTCAGCTGGATGCTCGCGCACAACATCCTCTACACGTACATCGCTCCCTTCACCGCCCACGCCGGTGTCGGCATCCGCGTCGACCTCGCCCTGCTCCTGTTCGGCCTCGCCGCGCTGGCCGGAATCTGGGTGACCGGCACCTTCGTCGACCGCGCACTGCGCGCCCTGGCCCTGTACAGCCTGACCGCGTTCGGCCTCGCCGCCCTCGCCTTCGCCCTCGTCGCGCACAACCCGGCGGCCTTCTGCGCGGCCGTCCTGGTGTGGGGCTTCACCTTCGGAGGCTCCGCCACTCAGTTGCAGACGGCCTCAGCGGACGCCGCCGGGAACGACGCGGACGTCGCCAACGCCATGCTCACCACCTCGTTCAACCTCGCCATCTTCGGCGGCGGCGCGTTCGGCGGGGTGCTCCTGGAATCCGGCGGAGCCGGGACCTTCCCCTGGGTGCTCCTGGCTCTCACGGCGGTCTCCCTGGCCATCGTGACAACCGCACGACGACACGCCTTCGTCCCGGGCCCGCGCCGCGACCGCTGA
- a CDS encoding TetR/AcrR family transcriptional regulator, translating into MARTGRPRQFDPLEATDAALRLFWQYGYESTSVAQLRGAMGISVASFYAAFSSKDQLFDAVVQRYLSTFGQVTAIATDQDLPPREAVEQTLRQSVHMQTDPSHPSGCLVALAETTGASENQRVRDLLADRRAWDRRNIEACVERGVVLGDLSAGTDAGALAAVFHSFLLGVSTQARDGLPAETLDAAVTHVMRVWDSARAGHNGQDPGRCSGRGPDR; encoded by the coding sequence GTGGCACGTACGGGAAGACCTCGGCAGTTCGACCCCCTTGAGGCCACGGACGCGGCCTTGCGGCTGTTCTGGCAGTACGGGTACGAGTCGACATCGGTGGCGCAGTTGCGCGGGGCGATGGGCATCTCCGTCGCCAGCTTCTACGCCGCGTTCTCGTCGAAGGACCAGCTCTTCGACGCGGTCGTGCAGCGCTATCTGTCCACCTTCGGGCAGGTGACGGCCATCGCCACCGACCAGGACCTGCCGCCCCGGGAAGCGGTCGAGCAAACACTGCGCCAGTCGGTCCACATGCAGACCGACCCCTCGCACCCGAGCGGCTGCCTGGTGGCGCTGGCCGAGACGACCGGCGCGTCCGAGAACCAGCGCGTGCGCGATCTGCTCGCCGACCGCCGCGCGTGGGACCGCCGGAACATCGAGGCATGCGTGGAACGAGGCGTCGTCCTCGGCGACCTGTCGGCCGGCACGGACGCGGGCGCGCTGGCCGCCGTCTTCCACAGCTTCCTCCTGGGCGTCTCCACCCAGGCCAGGGACGGCCTCCCGGCGGAGACCCTCGACGCGGCGGTCACGCACGTGATGCGCGTCTGGGACAGCGCTCGCGCAGGCCACAACGGCCAGGACCCCGGCCGGTGTTCCGGTCGGGGTCCTGATCGGTGA
- a CDS encoding SDR family oxidoreductase — translation MSVTLEGKVALVAGATRGAGRGIAVELGAAGATVYVTGRSTRGQRSEYDRPETIEDTADLVTAAGGHGIAVPTDHLVPSQVGDLVRRIDAEQGRLDVLVNDIWGGELLFEADVPVWEHDLDKGLRLLRLAVETHAITSHHALPLLLRNDGGLVVEMTDGTAEYNQDTYRVSFFYDVAKASVLRMAFALGHELGPRGATAVALTPGWMRSEIMLEHFGVTEESWYDAVEGEPHFGVSETPFYVGRAVAALAADPGVNRWNGQSLSSGQLAQVYGFTDRDGSRPDAFRYLTEVQGPGKPADVTGYR, via the coding sequence ATGTCGGTAACGCTGGAGGGCAAGGTCGCTCTCGTCGCCGGGGCGACGCGGGGCGCCGGGCGGGGGATCGCGGTCGAGCTGGGCGCCGCGGGGGCGACGGTCTACGTGACCGGGCGCAGTACGCGCGGGCAGCGCTCGGAGTACGACCGGCCCGAGACCATCGAGGACACCGCCGATCTGGTGACCGCCGCGGGAGGCCACGGGATCGCCGTCCCGACGGACCACCTCGTCCCCTCGCAGGTCGGCGACCTGGTGCGGCGCATCGACGCCGAACAGGGCAGGCTGGACGTCCTGGTGAACGACATCTGGGGCGGCGAACTCCTCTTCGAGGCGGACGTCCCCGTATGGGAGCACGACCTGGACAAGGGGCTGCGGCTGCTCCGGCTCGCGGTGGAGACCCACGCGATCACCAGCCACCACGCCCTCCCGCTCCTGCTGCGCAACGACGGCGGCCTGGTGGTCGAGATGACCGACGGCACCGCCGAGTACAACCAGGACACCTATCGGGTCTCCTTCTTCTACGACGTGGCGAAGGCGTCCGTCCTCCGCATGGCCTTCGCCCTGGGCCACGAACTCGGCCCGAGGGGCGCCACGGCGGTGGCGCTCACACCGGGGTGGATGCGCTCCGAGATCATGCTCGAACACTTCGGCGTGACCGAGGAGTCGTGGTACGACGCGGTGGAGGGCGAGCCGCACTTCGGCGTCTCCGAAACGCCGTTCTACGTCGGACGGGCCGTCGCCGCCCTGGCCGCCGATCCCGGGGTGAACCGCTGGAACGGACAGTCGCTGTCCAGCGGCCAACTCGCCCAGGTCTACGGCTTCACCGACCGCGACGGCAGCCGGCCGGACGCGTTCCGCTACCTGACCGAGGTCCAGGGGCCGGGCAAGCCCGCCGACGTCACCGGATACCGCTGA
- a CDS encoding CatB-related O-acetyltransferase, with translation MPVPADPTVLHPMPEQPRVVLLRPLVKSPLIEVGEYSYYDDPDDPTAFETRNVLYHYGPEKLVIGKFCALGTGVRFIMNGANHRMDGPSTFPFPTMGGSWSDHADLLTGLPNRGDTVVGNDVWFGYGSTVMPGVRIGHGAIIGSGAVVTADVPDYGIVGGNPARLIRTRYSEEDIARLLAVAWWDWPAEHITEHVRTIMSGSITALEAAAR, from the coding sequence ATGCCTGTGCCCGCCGACCCGACAGTGCTTCATCCGATGCCCGAGCAGCCGAGAGTGGTGCTGCTCAGGCCGCTCGTGAAGTCCCCGCTGATCGAGGTCGGGGAGTACTCGTACTACGACGACCCGGACGACCCGACCGCCTTCGAAACGCGCAACGTGCTCTACCACTACGGCCCGGAGAAGCTGGTCATCGGCAAGTTCTGCGCGCTGGGCACGGGAGTGCGGTTCATCATGAACGGCGCCAACCACCGCATGGACGGCCCCTCGACCTTCCCCTTCCCCACCATGGGCGGCTCGTGGTCCGACCACGCCGACCTGCTCACCGGTCTGCCGAACCGGGGAGACACCGTCGTCGGCAACGACGTCTGGTTCGGCTACGGCTCGACGGTGATGCCGGGCGTACGGATCGGACACGGCGCGATCATCGGCTCCGGCGCCGTGGTCACCGCCGACGTGCCCGACTACGGGATCGTCGGCGGCAACCCGGCCCGGCTCATCCGCACCCGCTACAGCGAGGAGGACATCGCCCGACTGCTGGCAGTGGCGTGGTGGGACTGGCCGGCGGAGCACATCACCGAACACGTGCGCACGATCATGTCGGGCAGCATCACCGCCCTTGAGGCAGCGGCCCGCTGA